The region aatttcacgtgacacaatttacaaaacagttcattaccaaGGATGGAAAAGACATTTTCTCCATATTGACGTACATATTTCTTTAGTGCTTCTATCTTGCGTACTTTTTgtctcggcattctgaagacacgtgtcgattgcttttgactgcgttgtactaagctacgccggcactATTTCTCCCTGCACAGTGATGCGTGCAAGagtcctcggttcataaacattagctatactacatcgcgcgtatccctgtaagcaatactttctccggggtCTGGTAATCAGGCCTATACAGTGAATGATGAACCATTACAACGAATATATTGTGTCAAAGATCTCGGTGTAACTATTAATTAGaatttgacttttcataatcacataCTTAATATAACgaataatgttttaaaaaatctggGATTTATTATTAGAAACTCAAAAAATATAGACATATTTCGACTTTGAAACTATTTGTTAATTGCCATATTCGCGCTAAATTGAAATACGCGTCAGTAATTTGGTCTCCCACTTGTAAATcacatagtaatcaaattgaaaaagttCAAAAACGAATCTCAACAtatctttattaaaaaaaaaatgtatcactaatcggccttccataacaaaattcCGTACAACAGTCTAATTGCTGAATTTGATTGAACGcctcttgccagtcgtagattacttgctgagcaccTTCCATCGTATAAAATATTCAAAGGTCTATTGGACAATATAATATACtggataataatatatttcatcctCAGCCATGAAATAAATTGCAACATTTTAGTCTTCAGGAACTGAACTGACAATCTTAAAGATTATTGATTGCATTTGGTAAGTCCTACACCTAATAGTCGTACTCACCTCGTCATCGAAATCCCAGGGCACGTAGGAATACTGCAGTGAAGGCATGAAGACATTGACCTGCAGCCAACGGATGAAGAGTTCCTTCGTGACGATGTCACCATATCCATTACCTCCGATCATGTCCGGTAGCACAAGAGGGTAGCCGACCATGTTCATCACCAGTAACGTTGAGACAAGAGTTTTGAGGCCATTATTCCAGTTCCACCTGGTGTCCTTGTCCAGCATACGTACGAATATGGGCAAGTTCTGGCTGCGCTGTCCCACACGCACCTCGATCATTGGGCCGAACTGCGACACTGTATTTACATAGCTGGTGGTGTAGATGCTTGGGTTCTGTATATCAGTGGCATTCAGTACCGGCAGCTGCGGCAGCCAGCTCGTCTCGCCAGCGTCGAATTTGAAGGAGTCAATCCCATTCTCCTCCTGGAGCTGCTTCAGTCGGTTCACGTACCACTCAGCTGCCTCTGGGTTAGTGAAGTCGATGACACTACCAGCCCCGTTCCACCAGGAACTGTTGACGCTTCCATCCAGGTTCTTGACAAAGTATCCCTTCTCCAACGCCTCGGAGTGCCAGGGTTCGCAGTCCAGATTGATGAATGGATGTACCCACAGAGTCACCCTGAAGCCCATCGCCTTGAGAGTGTCTGTTAGGTTCTTCATGTTGGGGAACTTGCTCTCTCTGAAGGTCAGTGCCCCGTAACACACTTCCCAGTCGTCATCGATCTCCAGCTGACTGTTGTTAAAGCCATTGCTGACAATCTCTTCTGCAAAAGCTAGGACCACACTTTCATTTACGTCCTTCTTGTAGCGTGCCCAAGTAGACCAGATAGGATGTTTGATCATGCGTTCATCAGGGTATCCAGTCGGTTTTCCCAGCACTGTCTGAATAGCGTGTTCGTGGGCTTCCCGTGCATCAGCATACGTACAGATTGAATAGTTGAGGAATGGGATGGTGGTGGGTGGATAAGGTGCAGCGTTCTTGGCTTTGAAGCACAGGGATTTGTTGCCGTTGTTCAGGTCGATGAAGAGGGGCACGCCATCATCCACATGGAAGTATACTCCATCTGAGTTGAGCCAGTAAGGCTCAGCGATGCCTTGATTGTCTTGTTGCTTGGTTACATATGAGTAATCCGCAAACATGTCTTTCTCCACTGGCCAGTACTGGTAGAACTGTTCTGGACCTCCGAACCAGTGGGCGTCTCCTAAGTCGAAGCAGTGTTCAAGAACATCTGAAGCCGTCTCGGCTGTCTGCGAAAAATGCGTGCAAGATCCATCTCGTTCAATTGAAAGGTGTGTGTGTGAATTGTGATCCAAGCATCCGGTTACAACAGTCGTTCCATCTAGTTAGAGAAAGAGAATTGATGTCTTAACATTTTGATAGAGGAAGTTATGATAGCATCTTATTTTCAATGGATTTATTTATAGCTATACGTATTATGCAATTTATCAATTTCAATCTGCACGTCTTTATGCTCCTATGAAGCAGGGTTTCTAATACATCCCGGATTTATCGTGATATGCGTCCCAAAAGTAATTTTCGGAACGTATAAATGTCCCAGTTGTCAGCTaacaataagaaagaaaagaaggaataatGTTTCCTTTCTTCTCACACGATATGTTCTCTACAATCAATAGATACAACTACTCAGatgagttaaaaataaaaaaagttgaatatatacGACAATGCATTGAAGTGTAGTATTGAGCTAGTTTCAAAATAGAACAACTGTTTCATTGGTATGTCAGGGAGAAATGAATCAATGCTCAGGCTTTTTCGTCTGTGTTACCATTGGCCGTTACTACTTTCGGGGTCATTGCCTCTGTGCGATACGTTTTGTTTCTATTTATGAACTCATTACTGACCGAAAGAAATAAACTGGATCTTTACACCGTTATAGTATGTGCGATATTtatgatatacatttttttcgatttatcATGCATATTTTGTAGGGGTGTGAGTGTAATTGCGAGTGTACTACGTTATTAATTAACCaatgttgaaaatataaaatacaacataTGAGGACTGTCACTGGACAGAAACCTCAAC is a window of Periplaneta americana isolate PAMFEO1 chromosome 12, P.americana_PAMFEO1_priV1, whole genome shotgun sequence DNA encoding:
- the LOC138710358 gene encoding myogenesis-regulating glycosidase-like, encoding MELRLVLQIALCLLVLATVTNALPRRNPSVSIDIFPGLLGNRYITIKKDGTTVVTGCLDHNSHTHLSIERDGSCTHFSQTAETASDVLEHCFDLGDAHWFGGPEQFYQYWPVEKDMFADYSYVTKQQDNQGIAEPYWLNSDGVYFHVDDGVPLFIDLNNGNKSLCFKAKNAAPYPPTTIPFLNYSICTYADAREAHEHAIQTVLGKPTGYPDERMIKHPIWSTWARYKKDVNESVVLAFAEEIVSNGFNNSQLEIDDDWEVCYGALTFRESKFPNMKNLTDTLKAMGFRVTLWVHPFINLDCEPWHSEALEKGYFVKNLDGSVNSSWWNGAGSVIDFTNPEAAEWYVNRLKQLQEENGIDSFKFDAGETSWLPQLPVLNATDIQNPSIYTTSYVNTVSQFGPMIEVRVGQRSQNLPIFVRMLDKDTRWNWNNGLKTLVSTLLVMNMVGYPLVLPDMIGGNGYGDIVTKELFIRWLQVNVFMPSLQYSYVPWDFDDETIAICKKFTDLHAQYADKIIELAAKATVDGSPINPPIWWVDPTDEEALAMNTEFLLGEDILVAPILDIYTVSRDIYLPKGQWRDELRSETVTGPITLSNYSVGLDELAYFTRVSA